The Candidatus Bathyarchaeota archaeon A05DMB-5 genome includes a window with the following:
- a CDS encoding nitroreductase family protein has protein sequence MDVFEAIKGRRSIRAFESRDVPNELVEKLIDAARWAPSAGNVQPWEFVVVRKPEIKKLLAEAALNQSFIEEAPVVIVVCANENRSMQGYGIRGKILYCIQDTAAAIQNIHLTAYSLGLGTCWVGAFKEEKAKEILKAPQGVRPVAIIPVGYSAETPSPRNRRPINQIVHYETF, from the coding sequence ATGGACGTGTTTGAGGCTATTAAGGGAAGAAGGAGCATTCGAGCTTTCGAAAGTCGAGACGTGCCAAACGAGCTTGTTGAAAAGCTGATTGATGCGGCGCGTTGGGCGCCTTCTGCTGGAAACGTTCAACCATGGGAGTTCGTTGTTGTTCGTAAACCAGAAATCAAGAAGTTGCTTGCTGAAGCCGCACTTAACCAGTCTTTCATTGAAGAAGCGCCTGTTGTGATTGTTGTTTGTGCAAATGAAAATCGTTCCATGCAAGGTTATGGCATTCGCGGCAAAATCCTATACTGCATACAAGACACGGCGGCTGCAATCCAAAACATTCACTTAACTGCTTATTCTCTTGGACTGGGCACCTGCTGGGTTGGTGCTTTCAAAGAAGAAAAAGCAAAAGAAATTTTGAAAGCTCCGCAGGGAGTAAGACCAGTAGCCATAATTCCCGTAGGCTATTCTGCTGAAACTCCTTCTCCAAGAAACAGAAGACCAATAAATCAAATCGTCCATTACGAAACCTTCTAA
- a CDS encoding ABC transporter ATP-binding protein — translation MPDVRVVNVTKKFGKILAVNNVSLHIRDKEYFSLLGPSGCGKTTLLRLIAGLIQPDEGEIYIGDKLVNDVPPEDRDIGFVFQTFALFPHMNAWNNVTYGPRVKGFDMKKAETIGHEVLEMVRLHERLDAFPNELSGGMMQRIAVARALAAGAKLLLLDEPLGQLDAKVRNELRYEIRKMSKDLGLTAIHVTHDQSEAMAISDRIAVMKKGKVLQVGTPNELYMNPQSIFVAHFIGESNFLEGYVSNANGKKATIELRGGIKVQAADKNIKIGERVVLAIRPETIIVEKGTNKNAVSGTIERVTFEGTNVRYEIRLENQDLIVIVKPSLTEEWFNVDEKVNVQFPPEKTHVFPYPEAGLRGEIAVE, via the coding sequence ATGCCAGACGTCCGCGTCGTCAACGTAACAAAAAAATTCGGAAAAATCCTCGCGGTAAACAACGTTAGCCTCCACATCCGCGACAAAGAATACTTTTCACTGCTCGGTCCAAGTGGATGCGGAAAAACAACCTTACTACGGCTTATTGCCGGATTAATCCAGCCAGACGAAGGCGAAATCTACATTGGAGACAAGCTTGTGAATGATGTTCCACCAGAAGACAGAGACATCGGATTCGTCTTCCAAACCTTCGCGCTGTTTCCACACATGAACGCTTGGAACAACGTAACTTATGGTCCGCGCGTGAAAGGCTTCGACATGAAGAAAGCAGAAACAATAGGGCATGAAGTGCTTGAAATGGTTAGGCTCCACGAGCGATTAGACGCTTTTCCGAATGAACTAAGCGGAGGGATGATGCAGAGAATTGCCGTTGCAAGAGCTCTTGCCGCGGGAGCCAAACTGTTGCTTTTAGACGAGCCGCTTGGACAATTAGACGCAAAAGTCAGAAACGAATTAAGATATGAGATAAGGAAAATGTCCAAGGATTTAGGATTAACAGCCATTCACGTGACTCATGACCAATCAGAAGCCATGGCAATCTCAGACAGAATCGCAGTGATGAAAAAAGGAAAAGTGTTGCAGGTTGGCACTCCAAACGAGCTTTACATGAACCCGCAGAGCATTTTTGTGGCGCATTTCATTGGAGAATCAAATTTTCTAGAAGGTTACGTATCCAACGCGAACGGTAAAAAAGCGACAATAGAGCTTCGAGGTGGAATAAAAGTTCAAGCAGCCGACAAGAACATAAAAATTGGCGAGAGAGTCGTCTTAGCCATAAGGCCAGAAACTATCATAGTTGAAAAAGGAACAAACAAAAACGCCGTTTCAGGCACAATAGAAAGAGTAACCTTCGAAGGAACAAACGTGCGCTACGAAATAAGACTTGAAAACCAAGATTTAATAGTCATCGTTAAGCCTTCCCTAACCGAAGAATGGTTTAACGTAGACGAAAAAGTAAATGTGCAGTTTCCACCAGAAAAAACACATGTATTCCCGTATCCAGAAGCAGGATTAAGAGGAGAAATAGCAGTTGAGTGA
- a CDS encoding iron ABC transporter permease produces the protein MHKRKIMEALDRISSKKSVKYAVYLTAVILFFALILLPPLLGIIVKWNAMQTVLDKPDRMSRSLNAIQNSFLVALLVSALDVITGIPMAWFITRGKSKWLNVLDTLADIPFVVPTAALGYSLLLFWSDPNGISSLFGNPLASPGWLLVILLHFTFSYPVVIRVVVGALLDYKIEYEQASRTLGAPPLTASRTVTFAIIKPSLIAAFILAFARSLSETGATFMVAGAFENGPVFIRHITNEFKAGTIDKYAYEGSLAFASFILIAIAVAIFALIRILGPKLKIPAKKTWPSWERKLSYSKAATSRNTVTLLIFLIIVLIPSLFVALPAFQAVFTNILPNSLSGNIPGGVNWGDYWQSILLSYFLGAVVTILNVAIGLPMAILIARRKFGKLLSGMLDVLVNIPLIVPSIALGVSLRFFWKDTFAFMPEMLLLIFAHLAITYPYFVRSMSAATERISADMEEAARTLGAKPLGVFRTIIWPLTKYSIFSGAIIIFTRSVSETGATVAVVSSLKTVPIILEDWVFQVQKKTGPATSLDVGLACGYLILFSFIILLALRLIVRGKGRY, from the coding sequence TTGCATAAACGCAAAATCATGGAAGCACTTGATAGGATTTCATCAAAAAAAAGCGTCAAGTATGCAGTATACTTAACAGCTGTAATACTATTCTTCGCATTAATATTGCTGCCTCCACTTCTTGGAATAATCGTAAAATGGAACGCAATGCAAACAGTTCTAGACAAGCCAGACCGCATGTCACGTTCATTAAACGCCATCCAAAACTCTTTCTTAGTAGCCTTACTCGTTTCAGCCTTAGACGTGATTACTGGAATTCCAATGGCGTGGTTCATCACACGCGGAAAATCAAAATGGCTAAACGTTCTTGACACGTTAGCGGACATTCCATTCGTAGTGCCCACAGCCGCGCTTGGCTACTCGCTATTGCTGTTCTGGAGCGACCCAAACGGAATATCAAGCCTCTTCGGAAACCCGCTAGCTTCACCCGGCTGGCTTCTCGTCATCCTACTCCACTTCACATTCTCCTACCCAGTAGTCATACGAGTAGTCGTCGGAGCATTGCTTGATTACAAAATCGAATATGAACAAGCTTCCCGAACACTTGGTGCACCGCCCTTAACAGCGTCAAGAACCGTTACCTTCGCAATCATCAAACCCTCACTAATAGCAGCCTTCATACTCGCATTCGCAAGGTCACTTTCGGAAACCGGCGCAACCTTCATGGTCGCCGGAGCATTCGAAAACGGTCCAGTCTTCATACGACACATTACCAACGAATTCAAAGCCGGCACGATTGACAAATATGCATATGAGGGCTCTCTAGCATTCGCAAGTTTCATACTCATCGCCATCGCTGTAGCCATCTTCGCACTAATCCGCATCTTAGGACCGAAGCTAAAAATTCCAGCAAAAAAGACATGGCCATCATGGGAAAGAAAACTGAGCTATTCAAAAGCAGCAACATCCAGAAACACCGTTACGCTTTTGATATTTCTGATAATAGTACTTATTCCATCCCTTTTCGTGGCGCTACCAGCTTTTCAAGCAGTATTCACCAACATATTACCTAATTCGCTCTCAGGAAACATTCCCGGAGGAGTAAATTGGGGAGATTATTGGCAGAGCATTCTTTTATCATATTTTCTGGGCGCGGTAGTTACAATTTTAAATGTTGCAATAGGATTGCCAATGGCGATACTTATTGCGAGAAGAAAGTTTGGAAAACTGTTGTCTGGAATGCTGGACGTGCTCGTGAATATTCCGTTGATTGTTCCATCAATAGCCCTCGGCGTCTCGCTTAGATTCTTCTGGAAAGACACCTTCGCATTTATGCCCGAAATGCTGCTGCTAATTTTTGCTCACTTAGCAATTACTTACCCATACTTTGTGAGGTCAATGTCCGCAGCCACTGAAAGAATAAGTGCAGATATGGAAGAAGCCGCAAGAACCCTCGGCGCCAAACCGCTGGGAGTGTTCAGAACAATAATCTGGCCATTAACTAAATACTCAATATTTTCAGGTGCAATAATCATTTTCACAAGAAGTGTAAGCGAGACAGGCGCAACCGTGGCCGTAGTAAGCTCGTTGAAAACGGTGCCAATTATCCTTGAGGATTGGGTTTTCCAAGTTCAGAAGAAGACAGGACCAGCTACATCATTAGATGTTGGCTTAGCCTGTGGATACCTAATTCTATTCTCATTCATCATTCTACTTGCATTAAGACTCATTGTGAGAGGAAAAGGAAGATACTAG
- a CDS encoding DUF47 family protein, whose protein sequence is MSELIKWFEKRRETKALATIQRHLALTTGIVEDLEKAIVAAVKGNKSEMKEYVERVTGSEREADALRRKVMDEISKGELSPVDRADLMDLVKRVDMVADWSRESTRVLGAIPMEKVPNSIKEEFVEMIKNVKECAVSLQKCVNKMMTKPEEALQAADAVEREEEKVDDIHEKARTLLGKEDLSSAGVAVLIGQLFEAIELIADACEDACDQVRVIMVRK, encoded by the coding sequence TTGAGTGAACTCATAAAATGGTTTGAAAAAAGAAGAGAAACCAAAGCATTGGCAACCATACAACGCCACTTAGCTTTAACAACAGGAATAGTTGAAGACTTGGAAAAAGCAATAGTTGCGGCAGTGAAAGGCAACAAAAGCGAAATGAAAGAATATGTGGAGCGCGTAACGGGAAGCGAAAGAGAAGCAGACGCGTTGAGAAGAAAAGTCATGGATGAAATCTCAAAGGGAGAACTTTCACCCGTAGACAGAGCAGACCTAATGGACCTTGTGAAGAGAGTTGACATGGTTGCAGACTGGAGCAGAGAATCCACACGTGTATTAGGAGCAATACCAATGGAAAAAGTGCCAAACTCGATTAAGGAAGAATTTGTGGAAATGATAAAAAACGTCAAAGAATGCGCAGTTTCCCTCCAAAAATGCGTAAACAAAATGATGACGAAACCAGAAGAAGCCCTTCAGGCTGCAGATGCTGTGGAGCGTGAAGAGGAAAAGGTTGATGATATACATGAAAAAGCTAGAACTCTCTTAGGAAAAGAAGATTTATCCAGCGCTGGAGTCGCAGTCTTAATAGGACAGCTCTTCGAAGCTATAGAATTAATAGCAGACGCTTGCGAGGACGCGTGTGACCAAGTGAGAGTTATAATGGTTCGAAAGTGA